One Streptomyces sp. P9-A2 DNA window includes the following coding sequences:
- a CDS encoding SDR family NAD(P)-dependent oxidoreductase yields the protein MAGADRPRRAGVSSFGLSGTNAHVVLEQAPAEEPAETDADGGAVTPPVVSGAVVPLALSGKTPEALREQASRLAAFLADRPEAALPGVALSLTSRTTFDHRGVVVARDHEQAVERLAALAVAPDTASAAPAAQGADPGVVFVFPGQGAQWVGMAVGLLSESVVFAEWMGRCEEALAPFVEWSLVDVLGDEEALERVDVVQPVLWAVMVSLAGLWRSVGVEPVAVVGHSQGEIAAACVVGGLSLEDGARVVAGRSRVIASSLAGGGGMLSVALPVGVVEGRLGAGLSVAAVNGPSSVVVAGVVGALGELEEELRGEGVRVRRVPVDYASHSVMVEGVEEELAEVLAGVSPVSTSEVSKASGASGGVEFWSTVSGGVVDTGVLDGGYWFRNLREQVRLEEVTRGLLGAGRRVFVEMSPHPVLGFVVAETMGAVGVDGLVVGSLRRGEGGLDRFLRSVGEVYAGGVDVDWAAAFDAGSARRTELPTYPFQHQHYWLDATDGPVVEADPVDAAFWAAIEAGDTDLLADDLQLKASVLDEVLPALASWRRRRQDRSRVDGWRYHLGWDRVAATGTPSGTLSGTWLMVVGTDSGPLAEAVVAGLAERGAQLVRVEVDIENTDREALAAALPDQGFSGIVSLLALDSRPHPAHPTWSRGTIGTVTLVQALGDAGVEAPLWALTSGGVAVGDPAELTDLPQHVMWGVGTVLALDHPRTWGGIVDLPPGPGLPDVGTLDLLCTALSGVDDEDQLAVRADGLHARRMRRAPLDGAPATKAWTPSGTVLVTGGTGGTGAHVARRLAEQGAEHLVLTSRRGPDAPGAGELRAELESHGAQVTITACDITDRDAVATLLDAVPTELPLTAVLHLAGASQTESPLSGLTVEQFAEMGRAKIDGARHLDDLLGDRELDAFVLFSSGATAWGSNGLTSYAGANAYLDGLAHQRHARGLTATSIAWGAWDGGGMVDGSMAGEFGKLGLSLMDPHLGIAALEQAVQHDETHVVVADIDWTRFAPTFTLRRPRPLLRGLPEVTELLAGNTDDGPAADASALRAELLRLSPADQEQLLVTLVRTEAGAVLGHTNTEGVEEDRAFKEIGFDSVTAVELRNRLNAATRLRLPATLVFDYPNPRVLAELIRTELLGDAVTEDRPTAAPPPTPVTDDPIAIVSMSCRLPGEVTSPEDLWALLTDGRDALIDFPADRGWDLDGLFSDNPDARGTTYVRKGGFLHGVADFDAEFFGINPREALAMDPQQRLLLETSWEVFERAGIDPTSLRGKDVGVFTGMGAQDYTPRLGGGTSGTEGYALTGSAGSVASGRVSYILGLEGPALTIDTACSSSLVAMHSAMQALRNGECSLALAGGAAVMSSPGVFVEFSRQRGLAPDGRCKAFADGADGTGWAEGVGVVLLERLSDARRNGHQVLAVVRGSAVNQDGASNGLTAPNGPSQQRVIRQALANAGLSTADVDAVEAHGTGTSLGDPIEAQALLATYGQERSGDDRPLLVGALKSNLGHTGATAGVAGVIKMVQAMRHGVLPKTLHVDAPSPKVDWSAGAVELLTEAREWPLLPGRPRRAAVSSFGISGTNAHVILEAVQREAPEPTVTGGPVPLVLSGRTADAVRAQAERLAGHLERHGGLGLADVAFSLATGRAHFDHRAVVVAGSVEEARERLASVEPQSVASGRLGVLFTGQGAQRVGMGRELYGAFPVFAEAFDEVCAAVDRTLGRSLKDLVFEGGDLLDETRYAQPALFALEVALFRLVESWGVRPDLLAGHSIGEVVAAFVAGVWSLEDAAALVVARGRLMQALPSGGVMVAVEASEDEVTPLLVGGAGIAAVNGATSVVLSGAEAAVEEVVGRFEGRRVRRLRVSHAFHSSLMDPMLDEFRQIVSGLTFRKPAMSVVSNLTGEVAQPERLCDPEYWVEHVRGTVRFHDGVQTLRERKVGTFLELGPDGVLSGMVAGDCVPSLRRDVPEDGALMGMLGQLHVRGVGVDWEKVFSGTGAHRVDLPTYAFQHQRYWLAAAAPVTDVSLGHPLLSAVMAVPETGGLQCTGRLSRTAQPWLVEDSQPGTGMVPGAALVDMVIRAGDEVGAGTLRELTIDTPVVLPTAGALRVQVSVGGPDDGGHRAVGVYTRAEQGDEPWTRHASGTLTPSGAVTAPKSDGDVKAEYIKLALDDELAAEADRFGLHPTLLEAAAQATGHAGLSAEWGGVTLHATGSAAVRVRVTPVEGESEASRLDIFDATDEGALVASVESLRLRAVSAEQLRVPGAGDLLFRVEWSAVPVVEAADVAGEVAVLEVESAELSANEVGRVSAGVLGGVQSFLESPGSGRLVVVTRGAVDVNAGSGVVDPVGAAVWGLVRSAQVENPGRIVLLDVAGGEPVPAGGALAGVLGLGESEVAVRSGEAWVPRLVRLPVRAAASSERMFRAGGTVLVTGGTGTLGAVVARHLVAAHGVRSLVLTSRRGLEASGAVELKAELEAAGTAVTVAACDVADPAALAGLLAAVPEDAPLSGVVHTAGVLDDGVFGGLTPERLASVFRPKVDAALALHEATRDLDLDTFVLYSSASGVLGGAGQGNYSAANAFLDAFAQWRRAQGLPAVSLAWGLWGESSAMTRSLGASDQARMSRGGIRPLSVEEGMGLFDAGVGCGEAALAAVKFDFAALTEQAAADEVASVLQGLVRRPRRTVRTEAGNNTGGMTKESLADRLAKMPQAERQRTLLDLVSADAATVLRGRRGRDPIAPDRAFKDLGFDSLTGVELRNRLTAATGFQLPASAVFDYPTPAALADVLLEQLGVSPMSVLAELDRLEASLSSMTLDEDVMAQAAKRLQTLAARCATSGAPMDDEDEFDLDSASDDELFSFAENELGSS from the coding sequence GTGGCCGGGGCCGACCGGCCCCGCCGTGCGGGTGTCTCGTCCTTCGGCCTCAGCGGCACCAACGCCCACGTCGTCCTCGAACAGGCCCCGGCGGAGGAGCCCGCGGAGACGGACGCCGACGGCGGCGCCGTCACGCCCCCCGTGGTCTCCGGTGCCGTGGTGCCGCTGGCCCTGTCCGGCAAGACGCCCGAGGCCCTGCGCGAGCAGGCGAGCCGGCTCGCGGCCTTCCTGGCGGACCGTCCCGAGGCCGCTCTGCCCGGCGTCGCCCTCTCCCTGACGTCGCGCACGACGTTCGACCACCGCGGTGTCGTGGTCGCCCGTGACCACGAGCAGGCGGTGGAGCGGCTGGCGGCCCTCGCCGTCGCGCCGGACACGGCGTCAGCCGCGCCCGCTGCCCAGGGTGCCGATCCTGGTGTGGTGTTTGTGTTTCCGGGTCAGGGGGCGCAGTGGGTGGGTATGGCGGTGGGGTTGTTGTCGGAGTCGGTGGTGTTTGCGGAGTGGATGGGGCGCTGTGAGGAGGCGTTGGCACCGTTTGTGGAGTGGTCTTTGGTTGATGTGTTGGGTGATGAGGAGGCGTTGGAGCGGGTTGATGTGGTGCAGCCGGTGTTGTGGGCTGTGATGGTGTCGTTGGCGGGGTTGTGGCGGTCGGTGGGTGTGGAGCCGGTTGCGGTGGTGGGTCATTCGCAGGGTGAGATTGCGGCTGCGTGTGTGGTGGGTGGGTTGTCGTTGGAGGACGGTGCGCGGGTGGTGGCGGGGCGGAGTCGGGTGATTGCGTCGTCGTTGGCCGGTGGGGGTGGGATGTTGTCGGTTGCTCTGCCGGTGGGTGTGGTGGAGGGGCGTTTGGGTGCGGGGTTGTCGGTGGCGGCGGTGAATGGTCCGTCGTCGGTGGTGGTGGCGGGTGTGGTGGGTGCGTTGGGGGAGTTGGAGGAGGAGTTGCGGGGTGAGGGGGTGCGGGTGCGTCGGGTGCCGGTGGATTACGCGTCGCATTCGGTGATGGTCGAGGGTGTTGAGGAGGAGTTGGCGGAGGTGTTGGCGGGGGTGTCGCCGGTGTCGACGTCGGAGGTGTCCAAGGCGTCTGGGGCGTCGGGTGGGGTGGAGTTTTGGTCGACGGTGTCGGGTGGGGTGGTTGATACGGGTGTTCTGGATGGTGGGTATTGGTTCCGTAATTTGCGGGAGCAGGTGCGTCTGGAGGAGGTGACGCGGGGTCTGTTGGGTGCGGGGCGTCGGGTGTTCGTGGAGATGAGTCCGCATCCGGTGTTGGGGTTTGTGGTGGCGGAGACGATGGGTGCGGTGGGCGTGGATGGCCTGGTGGTGGGGTCGTTGCGTCGTGGTGAGGGTGGGTTGGACCGTTTCTTGCGGTCGGTGGGTGAGGTGTATGCGGGGGGTGTCGATGTCGATTGGGCGGCTGCGTTCGATGCGGGGAGTGCGCGGCGGACGGAACTGCCGACGTATCCCTTCCAGCACCAGCACTACTGGCTCGACGCGACCGACGGCCCGGTCGTCGAGGCCGACCCCGTCGACGCCGCCTTCTGGGCTGCGATCGAGGCCGGCGACACCGACCTCCTCGCCGACGACCTCCAGCTCAAGGCCTCGGTGCTCGACGAGGTCCTGCCCGCGCTCGCCTCGTGGCGCCGCCGACGGCAGGACCGGTCCCGCGTCGACGGATGGCGCTACCACCTCGGCTGGGACCGCGTAGCCGCCACCGGCACCCCCTCGGGAACCCTGTCCGGCACGTGGCTCATGGTCGTCGGCACCGACAGCGGCCCGCTCGCCGAGGCCGTCGTCGCCGGTCTCGCCGAACGCGGCGCACAGCTCGTACGCGTCGAGGTCGACATCGAGAACACCGACCGGGAGGCGCTGGCCGCCGCCCTGCCCGACCAGGGCTTCTCGGGCATCGTGTCCCTCCTCGCGCTCGACAGCCGGCCGCACCCCGCCCACCCCACCTGGTCGCGCGGCACGATCGGCACCGTCACCCTCGTCCAAGCCCTCGGCGACGCCGGAGTCGAGGCACCCCTGTGGGCCCTCACGTCCGGCGGCGTCGCCGTCGGCGACCCCGCGGAACTGACCGACCTCCCCCAGCACGTCATGTGGGGCGTCGGCACCGTCCTCGCACTGGACCACCCCCGCACCTGGGGCGGCATCGTTGACCTGCCCCCCGGCCCCGGGCTGCCCGACGTGGGCACCCTCGACCTGCTGTGCACCGCGCTCTCCGGAGTCGACGACGAGGACCAGCTCGCCGTACGCGCCGACGGCCTCCACGCCCGCCGCATGCGCCGCGCCCCCCTCGACGGCGCCCCGGCCACCAAGGCCTGGACCCCGAGCGGCACCGTCCTCGTCACCGGCGGCACGGGCGGCACGGGAGCCCATGTCGCCCGTCGGCTCGCCGAGCAGGGCGCCGAGCACCTGGTGTTGACCAGCCGCCGCGGCCCCGACGCCCCCGGAGCCGGTGAACTCCGCGCCGAACTCGAATCCCACGGCGCGCAGGTCACCATCACCGCCTGCGACATCACCGACCGCGACGCCGTTGCCACCCTCCTCGACGCCGTCCCCACCGAACTGCCGCTGACCGCGGTCCTGCACCTCGCCGGCGCCTCCCAGACCGAATCGCCCCTGTCCGGTCTCACCGTCGAGCAGTTCGCCGAGATGGGTCGCGCCAAGATCGACGGCGCCCGTCACCTGGACGACCTGCTCGGCGACCGCGAACTCGACGCCTTCGTCCTCTTCTCCTCCGGCGCCACGGCCTGGGGCAGCAACGGCCTCACCTCGTACGCCGGGGCCAACGCCTACCTCGACGGCCTCGCCCACCAGCGCCATGCCCGCGGACTGACCGCCACCTCCATCGCCTGGGGCGCCTGGGACGGCGGCGGCATGGTCGACGGTTCGATGGCCGGGGAGTTCGGAAAGCTCGGCCTCTCCCTGATGGACCCCCACCTCGGCATCGCCGCACTGGAGCAGGCCGTCCAGCACGACGAGACCCACGTGGTCGTCGCCGACATCGACTGGACCCGCTTCGCCCCCACCTTCACCCTTCGCCGTCCCCGGCCCCTGCTGCGCGGCCTGCCCGAGGTCACCGAACTCCTCGCCGGCAACACGGACGACGGCCCCGCCGCCGACGCCTCGGCCCTCCGCGCCGAACTCCTGCGGCTCTCGCCCGCCGACCAGGAACAGCTCCTGGTGACCCTGGTGCGCACCGAAGCGGGAGCCGTCCTCGGCCACACCAACACCGAAGGCGTCGAGGAGGACCGGGCGTTCAAGGAGATCGGGTTCGACTCCGTCACCGCGGTCGAACTGCGCAACCGTCTCAACGCCGCCACCAGGCTGCGTCTGCCCGCCACCCTCGTCTTCGACTACCCGAACCCCAGGGTGCTGGCCGAGCTCATCCGTACGGAACTCCTCGGAGACGCCGTCACCGAGGACCGGCCCACGGCCGCCCCGCCCCCGACGCCCGTGACCGACGACCCGATCGCGATCGTCTCCATGAGCTGCCGCCTCCCCGGCGAGGTGACCTCGCCCGAGGACCTGTGGGCCCTGCTCACCGACGGCCGCGACGCGCTCATCGACTTCCCGGCCGACCGCGGCTGGGACCTCGACGGCCTTTTCTCCGACAACCCCGACGCCCGCGGCACGACCTACGTCCGCAAGGGCGGTTTCCTGCACGGTGTCGCGGACTTCGACGCTGAGTTCTTCGGCATCAATCCGCGTGAGGCGCTGGCGATGGACCCGCAGCAGCGGCTCCTCCTGGAGACCTCGTGGGAGGTCTTCGAACGGGCGGGCATCGACCCGACGTCCCTGCGGGGCAAGGACGTCGGCGTCTTCACCGGCATGGGAGCCCAGGACTACACTCCGCGGCTCGGCGGCGGCACCTCGGGCACCGAGGGCTACGCCCTGACCGGCAGCGCGGGCAGCGTCGCCTCCGGCCGCGTGTCGTACATCCTCGGCCTGGAAGGGCCCGCGCTCACCATCGACACGGCGTGTTCGTCGTCGCTGGTGGCGATGCACTCCGCGATGCAGGCCCTGCGGAACGGTGAGTGCTCGCTCGCGCTCGCCGGCGGCGCGGCCGTGATGTCCAGCCCCGGAGTCTTCGTCGAGTTCTCGCGGCAGCGCGGCCTCGCCCCTGACGGACGCTGCAAGGCCTTCGCCGACGGCGCGGACGGCACGGGCTGGGCCGAGGGCGTCGGCGTCGTCCTGCTGGAGCGTCTGTCCGACGCGCGGCGCAACGGCCACCAGGTCCTCGCCGTGGTGCGCGGCAGCGCGGTGAACCAGGACGGCGCGTCCAACGGCCTGACCGCGCCCAACGGCCCCTCGCAACAGCGGGTGATCAGGCAGGCGTTGGCGAACGCCGGTCTGTCGACGGCCGACGTGGACGCGGTGGAGGCGCACGGCACGGGTACGTCGCTGGGTGACCCGATCGAGGCACAGGCCCTCCTCGCCACCTACGGGCAGGAGCGCTCCGGCGACGACCGGCCCCTGCTGGTCGGCGCCCTCAAGTCGAACCTCGGCCACACCGGAGCGACTGCGGGTGTGGCGGGTGTGATCAAGATGGTGCAGGCGATGCGGCACGGTGTGCTGCCGAAGACGCTGCATGTGGATGCTCCGTCGCCGAAGGTGGACTGGTCGGCGGGCGCGGTGGAGTTGCTGACCGAGGCGCGCGAATGGCCCCTGCTTCCCGGCCGTCCGCGTCGGGCCGCGGTCTCCTCCTTCGGCATCAGTGGCACGAATGCGCACGTGATTTTGGAGGCGGTTCAGCGGGAGGCTCCGGAGCCGACGGTGACGGGCGGGCCGGTGCCTCTGGTCCTGTCGGGCCGGACGGCGGATGCGGTGCGTGCGCAGGCGGAGCGGCTGGCCGGTCATCTGGAGCGGCACGGCGGGCTGGGTCTGGCGGACGTGGCGTTCTCGCTGGCGACGGGGCGTGCGCACTTCGACCATCGTGCGGTGGTGGTTGCGGGTTCGGTGGAGGAGGCGCGGGAGCGTCTCGCGTCGGTGGAGCCGCAGTCGGTCGCTTCGGGGCGTCTGGGCGTGTTGTTCACGGGGCAGGGTGCGCAGCGGGTCGGTATGGGGCGTGAGCTGTATGGGGCGTTCCCGGTGTTCGCGGAGGCCTTCGACGAGGTGTGCGCGGCCGTGGACAGGACCCTTGGACGTTCGCTGAAGGACCTGGTTTTCGAGGGCGGTGACTTGCTCGACGAGACGCGTTATGCGCAGCCGGCTCTGTTCGCCCTTGAGGTGGCGTTGTTCCGGTTGGTGGAGTCGTGGGGTGTGCGGCCCGATCTGCTGGCCGGTCATTCGATCGGTGAGGTGGTGGCTGCGTTTGTGGCGGGTGTGTGGTCGTTGGAGGATGCGGCGGCTCTGGTGGTGGCGCGGGGTCGGTTGATGCAGGCTCTGCCGTCGGGTGGGGTGATGGTGGCGGTGGAGGCGTCGGAGGACGAGGTGACGCCGTTGCTGGTCGGGGGTGCGGGTATTGCGGCGGTGAACGGTGCGACGTCGGTGGTGTTGTCGGGGGCTGAGGCGGCTGTCGAGGAGGTTGTGGGTCGGTTCGAGGGTCGTCGGGTGCGGCGGCTGCGGGTGTCGCACGCGTTCCATTCCTCGCTGATGGACCCGATGCTGGACGAGTTCCGGCAGATCGTGTCCGGGCTGACCTTCCGCAAGCCTGCGATGTCTGTGGTGTCGAACCTGACGGGTGAGGTGGCGCAGCCGGAGCGGCTGTGCGATCCGGAGTACTGGGTCGAGCATGTGCGGGGCACGGTCCGTTTCCACGACGGTGTGCAGACCCTCCGGGAGCGGAAGGTCGGCACGTTCCTCGAACTCGGCCCCGACGGTGTCCTGTCCGGGATGGTCGCGGGCGACTGCGTGCCTTCCCTGCGTCGTGATGTGCCCGAGGACGGGGCGCTGATGGGCATGCTGGGTCAGCTGCACGTCCGTGGTGTCGGGGTCGACTGGGAGAAGGTGTTCTCCGGGACCGGCGCCCACCGCGTCGACCTGCCCACCTACGCCTTCCAGCACCAGCGCTACTGGCTGGCCGCCGCTGCTCCCGTTACGGACGTGTCTCTGGGCCACCCTCTGCTCAGCGCAGTGATGGCCGTGCCCGAGACCGGCGGTCTGCAGTGCACGGGACGTCTGTCGCGTACGGCACAGCCCTGGTTGGTCGAGGACTCCCAGCCGGGTACGGGCATGGTGCCCGGCGCCGCCCTGGTTGACATGGTCATCCGCGCGGGTGACGAGGTCGGCGCCGGCACACTGCGTGAGCTGACGATTGACACCCCGGTCGTGCTGCCGACCGCGGGCGCCCTGCGTGTGCAGGTCTCCGTCGGGGGCCCCGACGACGGAGGCCACCGCGCGGTCGGCGTCTACACCCGTGCCGAGCAGGGCGACGAACCCTGGACGCGGCACGCCAGCGGCACGTTGACGCCCTCCGGCGCGGTCACGGCGCCCAAGAGCGACGGGGACGTGAAGGCGGAGTACATCAAACTGGCCCTGGACGACGAACTCGCCGCCGAGGCCGACCGCTTCGGCCTGCATCCGACGCTCCTGGAGGCCGCGGCACAGGCGACCGGGCATGCGGGCCTCTCCGCGGAGTGGGGCGGAGTGACGTTGCACGCCACCGGATCCGCCGCCGTCCGCGTCCGAGTGACGCCGGTCGAGGGCGAGTCCGAGGCGTCGCGCCTGGACATCTTCGATGCCACTGACGAAGGCGCGTTGGTCGCGTCGGTGGAGTCGTTGAGGCTGCGGGCGGTTTCGGCTGAGCAGTTGAGGGTGCCTGGGGCTGGTGACTTGTTGTTCCGGGTGGAGTGGTCCGCTGTGCCGGTGGTTGAGGCTGCGGACGTCGCCGGTGAGGTTGCTGTGCTGGAGGTGGAGTCGGCTGAGCTGAGTGCGAACGAGGTGGGCCGCGTTTCCGCCGGTGTGCTGGGTGGGGTGCAGTCGTTCCTGGAGTCTCCGGGTTCGGGTCGTTTGGTGGTGGTGACGCGGGGTGCTGTGGACGTGAACGCCGGGTCGGGTGTGGTGGATCCGGTGGGGGCTGCGGTGTGGGGGCTGGTGCGGTCGGCTCAGGTGGAGAATCCGGGTCGGATTGTTCTGCTGGATGTCGCGGGTGGCGAGCCGGTGCCTGCGGGTGGAGCGCTGGCTGGTGTGCTGGGCTTGGGTGAGTCCGAGGTGGCGGTGCGGTCGGGTGAGGCGTGGGTGCCGCGCCTGGTGCGCCTGCCGGTGCGGGCTGCTGCTTCGTCTGAGCGTATGTTCCGCGCGGGTGGGACGGTGCTGGTGACGGGTGGTACCGGAACGTTGGGCGCGGTGGTGGCCCGGCATCTGGTGGCTGCTCACGGTGTGCGGAGTCTGGTGCTGACGAGCCGGCGCGGGTTGGAGGCGTCGGGCGCGGTGGAGCTGAAGGCCGAGCTGGAGGCTGCGGGCACGGCGGTGACGGTGGCGGCGTGTGACGTCGCCGATCCTGCCGCGCTGGCGGGCCTGCTGGCAGCAGTACCGGAGGACGCGCCTCTGTCGGGCGTGGTGCATACCGCGGGTGTGCTGGACGACGGCGTCTTCGGCGGGTTGACGCCGGAGCGGCTGGCGTCGGTGTTCCGTCCGAAGGTGGACGCGGCACTGGCGCTGCACGAGGCGACCCGGGACCTGGATCTTGACACGTTCGTCCTCTACTCCTCCGCGTCGGGAGTGCTCGGCGGAGCAGGTCAGGGCAATTACTCGGCGGCGAATGCCTTCCTGGACGCCTTCGCTCAGTGGCGCCGCGCCCAGGGTCTGCCGGCTGTCTCGCTGGCGTGGGGTTTGTGGGGTGAGTCCAGTGCGATGACGCGTTCGCTTGGTGCGTCGGATCAGGCGCGTATGAGCCGTGGTGGTATTCGTCCGTTGTCGGTCGAGGAGGGGATGGGGCTCTTCGATGCCGGTGTCGGGTGTGGTGAGGCGGCGTTGGCGGCGGTGAAGTTCGACTTCGCCGCCCTGACGGAGCAGGCGGCTGCGGATGAGGTGGCGTCCGTGTTGCAGGGCCTGGTCCGCAGGCCCCGGCGGACCGTCCGCACGGAAGCGGGCAACAACACCGGCGGCATGACCAAGGAGTCGCTGGCCGACAGGCTGGCCAAGATGCCGCAGGCCGAGCGGCAGCGCACGCTGCTCGACCTGGTGAGCGCCGACGCCGCGACCGTACTGAGAGGACGCCGAGGACGCGACCCCATTGCGCCGGACCGCGCCTTCAAGGACCTCGGTTTCGACTCGCTCACCGGCGTGGAGCTGCGCAACCGCCTCACGGCAGCAACGGGCTTCCAGCTTCCCGCCTCGGCGGTGTTCGACTACCCGACCCCGGCCGCTCTCGCCGACGTCCTGCTGGAGCAACTGGGCGTCTCACCGATGTCCGTGCTCGCCGAACTGGACCGGCTGGAAGCCTCGTTGAGCAGCATGACTCTGGACGAGGACGTCATGGCCCAGGCCGCCAAGCGTCTCCAAACCCTGGCGGCCCGGTGCGCGACGTCCGGTGCCCCGATGGACGACGAGGACGAATTCGACCTCGACTCCGCATCCGACGACGAGCTCTTCAGCTTCGCGGAGAACGAGCTCGGCTCCTCCTGA